The genomic region CTCGCAGGGCCAACAACAGTAAAGCCAGGATGCCAGCCAGCAAGAAAAGGCCGACACCGATTTCCACAGTGCGGTTTTGCATCAGAAATCTCCAAACATCAAGGCGGTCAAAATGAAGTCAAGGCCCAGTACCGCCAGCGAGGCGTACACAACGGTCTTGGTGGTGGCGCGACTGATCCCTTCTGAGGTGGGCTCGCAGTCATAGCCTTGGAATACGGCAATCCAGGTGACCACAAAGGCAAAGACAATGCTCTTTATGATGCCGTTGAGCACGTCACCGGTGAAGGTCACGCTGTTTTGCATGTTGGCCCAGTAGGAACCGTCATAGACGCCCAACCAGTCAACCGCCACCCACGAACCGCCCCAGATACCCACCACGCTGAAAATCATCGCCAGCAATGGCAGGGAAATGAAACCGGCCCACAGGCGCGGGGCAACAATGTACTTGAGCGGGTCCACGCCGATCATTTCCAGGCTGGACAGCTGCTCGGTGGACTTCATATTGCCGATTTCGGCAGTCAACGCCGAACCTGCACGCCCCGCGAACAACAAAGCGGTCACCACCGGACCCAGCTCACGCAGCAGGGTCAGGGCCACCATCTGGCCTACCGCCTGCTCCGAACCGTAGCTGGACAGGATGTTGAAGCCTTGCAGCGCCAGCACCATGCCGATGAACATCCCGGAGACTACGATGATCACCAGGGACATCACCCCGACTGCATGCAACTGCTTGAGCAGCAGGCCAAAGCCGCCGCCGATGCCACCGCGGCCCAGCAGGGCGTGGAACAGGAAAATGGTCGAACGCCCAAGGACTTCGACGATGTCGATGCCCGAGCGACCGAAAAGGCGAACCTTCTCGATAAGAGATGTCTTGCGCATCAGCGCTTCCCCAGAAGATCTGAGCGGTAGTCCGCTGCCGGAAAGTGAAAAGGCACCGGGCCATCGGGATCGCCTGTCATGAATTGGCGAATGCGCGGGTTATCGGCGTTCATCAACTCTTCAGGCGTACCCTGCCCCAGCACCTGGCCATCGCCCACTACATACAGGTAGTCGGCGATGCTCGCGGTTTCGGCCAAATCGTGGGACACCACGATACTGGTGATCCCCAGTGCGTCGTTGAGCAGACGGATCAGGCGCACCAGCACGCCCATGGCGATCGGGTCCTGGCCAACGAACGGCTCGTCGTACATGAGGATCTGCGGGTCGAGGGCGATGGCTCGCGCCAGCGCGACACGGCGCTTCATGCCGCCGGACAATTCGTCCGGCATCAGGTCGATGGCACCGCGAAGGCCCACGGCCTGCAGTTTCAGCAACACGATGTCACGAATCATTTCATCGGACAGCTGGGTGTGCACCCGCAGCGGGAAGGCTACGTTTTCGAAAACATCGAGGTCGGTGAACAGCGCGCCGCTTTGGAACAGCACGCCCATATGCTTGCGAGCATCGAACAGATCGCTGCGCGACAGGGTCGGCAGATTCTGACCGTTGACCCACACTTCGCCCGCACTAGGCCGCAATTGCATGCCCATCAGGCGCAACAGGGTGGTCTTGCCGCAACCGGAAGGCCCCATGATGCCCGTGACCTTGCCGCGAGGAATGCGAATATCGACGTTATTGAAGATGCTGCGCGTCCCGCGCTTGAAGGAAAGACCCTTCAGCTCGACCGCGTAGGCGTTATCGGCACTCATCTAATCTCCTTGGGATGCAGCCTTTCACTCAGACACCATGTGTGCGACTTTGGTTTGCAAAGGATGCGCAATAGTTAGGCACATGGGTTGGGTGGACCGAACTGGCGGCGAACTATATCACTGCTGGTGCAGAGCCCCCAAGGCCGGAACAGCGCTCGTTCAGATTTGAGACAGGGGAAAAACGTTGCCTGCTATGTTAAGGACGGTGATTTTCATGTACCCCGCGCACAAACCCTGACGAACTTACGTGAGCGTATTGATCATTACAGCTATAATCGCCGACTTTTCGTCAGGCTATACGATTCAGACATGAGCCAATCCAGCGAGCTTATCCAATCCGCACAACGCACCATCCGCCTCGAGCTTGAAGCCGTAGAAGGCTTGCTGGCCCATATCGATGCGGATTTCGTGCGCGCCTGCGAGCTGATCCTGGCCAGCAAGGGCCGTGTTGTCGTGGTCGGCATGGGCAAATCCGGCCACATTGGCAACAAGATCGCCGCGACGCTGGCGAGTACCGGGACCACCGCGTTTTTCGTGCACCCGGCCGAGGCCAGCCACGGCGATATGGGCATGATCACCAAGGATGACGTGATCCTGGCGCTGTCCAATTCCGGCACCACCAACGAAATCGTGACCCTGTTGCCCCTGATCAAGCGCCTGGGCATCCAGATGATCAGCCTCACCGGCAACCCGGAATCGACGCTGGCCAAGGCTGCCGATGTCAACCTGAACGTGCACGTGACCCACGAGGCCTGCCCGCTGAACCTGGCGCCCACCTCCTCCACCACTGCTGCGCTGGTCATGGGCGATGCATTGGCCGTGGCGCTCCTGGAGGCCCGCGGTTTTACCGCCGAAGACTTCGCATTTTCCCACCCAGGCGGCGCGCTCGGCCGTCGCCTGTTGCTTAAAGTGGAAAATGTCATGCATTCCGGCGCCGAACTGCCAAGCGTCCCACGCGGCACCCTGCTCAGGGATGCGCTGATGGAAATGACCCGCAAAGGCCTGGGCATGACGGCGATCGTCGAACCCGATGGTCGCCTGGCCGGGGTATTCACCGACGGCGACCTGCGTCGTACCCTGGACCGCACCGTTGATATCCATACCGCGACCATCGATGCGGTAATGACGCCTCACGGCAAGACCGCCCGCGCTGAAATGCTCGCGGCTGAAGCTTTGAAAATCATGGAAGACCACCGGATCGGCGCGCTCATCGTCGTCGACAATGATGATCGCCCTATCGGGGCCCTTAACCTTGGCGACTTGCTGCGCGCAGGAGTGATGTAGATGAACGGCGACCTGTTGCAACGCGGTAAAAACATCAAGCTGGCGATTTTCGACGTTGACGGCGTGCTGACCGATGGCCGCCTGTACTTCCTCGAAGATGGCAGCGAATTCAAGACGTTCAACACCCTCGATGGCCAGGGCATCAAGATGCTGATGGCGACCGGTGTGCAAACGGCGATTATCAGCGGTCGAAAGACACCGGTTGTGGAACGCCGCGCACAAAACCTGGGGATTGCTCACCTGTATCAGGGCCGTGAGGATAAACTGGTAGTGCTGGACGAGCTTCTTGGCCAACTCAACCTAAGCTATGAACAGGTCGCCTATTTGGGTGACGACTTGCCTGACCTGCCGGTGATTCGCCGGGTGGGCCTGGGCATGGCCGTTGCGAATGCCGCGGCGTTTGTGCGCGAACATGCCCACGGCACCACCACCGCCCGTGGCGGCGAAGGTGCTGCCCGGGAGTTCTGCGAGTTGATCCTGCGTGCCCAGGGCAGTCTTGAAGCGGCCCACGCCGCCTACCTATAGAGCGTTATATGCTGAGTAAAAAGATCCGCAACTTCCTGTTATTCGGGGTCATCGCCGCGCTGCTCCTGGCGG from Pseudomonas synxantha harbors:
- the mlaE gene encoding lipid asymmetry maintenance ABC transporter permease subunit MlaE produces the protein MRKTSLIEKVRLFGRSGIDIVEVLGRSTIFLFHALLGRGGIGGGFGLLLKQLHAVGVMSLVIIVVSGMFIGMVLALQGFNILSSYGSEQAVGQMVALTLLRELGPVVTALLFAGRAGSALTAEIGNMKSTEQLSSLEMIGVDPLKYIVAPRLWAGFISLPLLAMIFSVVGIWGGSWVAVDWLGVYDGSYWANMQNSVTFTGDVLNGIIKSIVFAFVVTWIAVFQGYDCEPTSEGISRATTKTVVYASLAVLGLDFILTALMFGDF
- a CDS encoding ATP-binding cassette domain-containing protein — its product is MSADNAYAVELKGLSFKRGTRSIFNNVDIRIPRGKVTGIMGPSGCGKTTLLRLMGMQLRPSAGEVWVNGQNLPTLSRSDLFDARKHMGVLFQSGALFTDLDVFENVAFPLRVHTQLSDEMIRDIVLLKLQAVGLRGAIDLMPDELSGGMKRRVALARAIALDPQILMYDEPFVGQDPIAMGVLVRLIRLLNDALGITSIVVSHDLAETASIADYLYVVGDGQVLGQGTPEELMNADNPRIRQFMTGDPDGPVPFHFPAADYRSDLLGKR
- a CDS encoding KdsC family phosphatase, translating into MNGDLLQRGKNIKLAIFDVDGVLTDGRLYFLEDGSEFKTFNTLDGQGIKMLMATGVQTAIISGRKTPVVERRAQNLGIAHLYQGREDKLVVLDELLGQLNLSYEQVAYLGDDLPDLPVIRRVGLGMAVANAAAFVREHAHGTTTARGGEGAAREFCELILRAQGSLEAAHAAYL
- a CDS encoding KpsF/GutQ family sugar-phosphate isomerase, translating into MSQSSELIQSAQRTIRLELEAVEGLLAHIDADFVRACELILASKGRVVVVGMGKSGHIGNKIAATLASTGTTAFFVHPAEASHGDMGMITKDDVILALSNSGTTNEIVTLLPLIKRLGIQMISLTGNPESTLAKAADVNLNVHVTHEACPLNLAPTSSTTAALVMGDALAVALLEARGFTAEDFAFSHPGGALGRRLLLKVENVMHSGAELPSVPRGTLLRDALMEMTRKGLGMTAIVEPDGRLAGVFTDGDLRRTLDRTVDIHTATIDAVMTPHGKTARAEMLAAEALKIMEDHRIGALIVVDNDDRPIGALNLGDLLRAGVM